The Planococcus liqunii genome includes a region encoding these proteins:
- a CDS encoding SDR family oxidoreductase, with amino-acid sequence MANEDKYEKIDEEVEPQEQPEQPGHESDMAPEPIYDDQDYKGSGKLDGKVALITGGDSGIGRAVAVAFAKEGANVAIAYLDEHEDADETVKAIESYGVKAFKSATDVSDVENCNQLIVDVVSEFGQLNILVNNAGKQFPQDDFLAITPDQLMETFTTNIFSMFYLSQAAIPHMQKGDSIINTSSVTAYRGSSSLIDYSSTKGAITTFTRSLSQSLAEKGIRVNSVAPGPIWTPLIPATFDAEKVGKHGGDTPMERRGQPAEVAPAYVYFASKDSTYVTGQAIHVNGGDFISS; translated from the coding sequence ATGGCAAATGAAGACAAATATGAAAAAATTGATGAAGAAGTGGAGCCCCAGGAACAACCGGAACAACCCGGACACGAATCCGACATGGCTCCTGAACCAATTTATGACGATCAGGATTATAAAGGCTCTGGGAAGCTCGATGGAAAAGTTGCATTGATTACAGGCGGCGACAGCGGAATTGGGCGCGCAGTAGCAGTAGCATTCGCTAAAGAAGGCGCCAATGTCGCGATTGCTTACTTGGATGAACACGAAGACGCTGATGAAACGGTTAAAGCCATCGAATCTTATGGCGTGAAAGCATTTAAGTCAGCGACTGATGTCAGCGATGTGGAAAATTGCAACCAGCTGATTGTCGACGTCGTTTCCGAGTTTGGCCAATTGAACATATTGGTGAACAATGCCGGAAAACAATTTCCACAAGATGACTTTTTGGCCATCACGCCGGATCAATTAATGGAGACGTTTACCACGAACATATTCTCCATGTTCTATTTATCGCAAGCAGCAATTCCCCATATGCAAAAAGGAGATTCGATCATCAACACTTCTTCCGTTACAGCATACCGCGGCTCATCATCGCTGATCGATTATTCCTCGACCAAAGGAGCCATCACGACGTTTACCCGATCGCTTTCCCAAAGCCTTGCTGAAAAAGGCATCCGGGTCAACTCAGTGGCTCCCGGCCCAATTTGGACACCGTTGATCCCGGCTACATTCGACGCTGAAAAAGTCGGGAAACATGGCGGCGACACGCCAATGGAACGCCGCGGCCAGCCTGCTGAAGTGGCACCGGCTTATGTATATTTTGCTTCCAAAGACTCCACTTATGTCACAGGGCAAGCCATCCATGTAAACGGCGGCGACTTTATTTCTTCCTGA
- a CDS encoding DUF2512 family protein, with translation MRYIEALLMKFAMVFAVLFVILGLTYGVGVFDIFLLSLVITLVGFIGDLVLYPRTSNKVATGGDLVLSFLIVWLLGLALIENPDFSLVTAAIFSAIVLAVGEWFFHIYLTKRLWEQKETSKTIKRDAPRQS, from the coding sequence TTGAGATATATCGAAGCATTGCTTATGAAGTTCGCCATGGTATTCGCCGTCCTATTTGTCATTTTAGGGCTTACTTACGGAGTTGGAGTATTTGATATTTTCCTCCTTAGCCTCGTCATTACACTCGTTGGATTTATCGGGGACTTGGTTCTTTACCCGCGTACCTCCAATAAAGTTGCAACTGGCGGCGATCTCGTCCTTTCTTTTCTGATCGTGTGGCTCTTGGGGTTGGCATTGATTGAAAATCCTGACTTCTCGCTTGTAACGGCGGCCATCTTTTCCGCTATTGTCCTGGCAGTGGGTGAGTGGTTTTTCCATATCTACCTTACCAAACGCCTTTGGGAACAGAAGGAAACTTCTAAAACAATAAAACGCGATGCCCCACGGCAATCGTAA
- a CDS encoding YqjF family protein, with the protein MANRPWVMKQEWHEVVFLHWPVQAEWLRKHVPGELELDLYDGFAWIGVVLFKAKGTSLRGISPIPVVPPYLELNVRTYVKYKGRSGVYFFSLDADSALAVEAASTGDFLPYRHARMSMNKRQGTCLFESRRTHRHAFPEALSLSYKIASAPIKKNFFDSWLTERYCLWTKPKNRLLRVDIDHPPWELQYIQGEIFKNTMASFLPKNFHLERPIAHYGGTQKVLFFPPAIE; encoded by the coding sequence ATGGCAAATCGCCCTTGGGTCATGAAACAAGAATGGCATGAAGTTGTTTTCCTGCACTGGCCTGTCCAGGCTGAATGGTTGAGGAAGCATGTGCCCGGAGAACTTGAACTGGATTTGTATGATGGATTCGCCTGGATTGGCGTTGTCTTATTCAAGGCCAAAGGGACGAGTTTAAGAGGCATTTCTCCGATTCCGGTAGTCCCGCCGTATCTCGAGTTGAATGTAAGAACTTATGTAAAGTACAAAGGCCGGTCAGGGGTTTACTTTTTTTCGTTGGATGCAGACAGTGCATTAGCGGTAGAAGCCGCAAGCACAGGCGATTTTCTGCCTTACCGCCACGCCCGGATGTCAATGAATAAAAGGCAAGGGACCTGTCTTTTTGAAAGCCGGAGAACACACCGGCATGCATTTCCGGAAGCGCTTAGCTTAAGTTACAAAATTGCCTCAGCACCCATCAAAAAGAATTTTTTCGATTCATGGCTGACGGAACGTTATTGTTTATGGACAAAGCCGAAGAACAGATTGCTGCGCGTCGACATCGACCATCCCCCGTGGGAGCTCCAGTATATCCAAGGGGAAATCTTTAAAAATACGATGGCCAGTTTTCTGCCGAAAAACTTTCACCTCGAGCGGCCCATCGCTCATTACGGAGGGACCCAAAAAGTTCTTTTCTTCCCGCCTGCAATTGAATAG
- a CDS encoding manganese catalase family protein has translation MFFHRSELQYHVKPESPDPVFAKQVQELIGGQFGEMSVAMQYLFQGWSTRGNEKYRDLLMDTGTQELGHIEMLATLVARLLEGAPVYEQEKAAADPIVGAIMGGMNPQHAIVHGLGASPKDSNGVPWNAGYIVASGNLLADFRANVNAESQGRLQVARLYSMTDDRGVKDLFSFLIARDTMHQNQWLAAIKDLEAKEGPIVPSTVPPEWEAQEFSHILYVNPETSTADQLPWVSQPAPDGHPITVQKPEPLSERPVLKPAPPEAHNTLPEEDLK, from the coding sequence ATGTTTTTCCACAGAAGTGAACTTCAATATCATGTCAAACCGGAGAGTCCAGATCCGGTATTTGCTAAGCAGGTCCAGGAATTGATCGGCGGACAATTTGGCGAAATGTCGGTAGCGATGCAATACTTATTCCAAGGGTGGAGCACAAGAGGAAATGAAAAATACAGAGACTTATTGATGGATACAGGAACACAGGAACTTGGACATATCGAAATGCTGGCAACACTCGTTGCCCGTTTATTAGAAGGTGCACCTGTCTATGAACAGGAAAAAGCGGCAGCGGATCCGATTGTCGGCGCAATTATGGGCGGTATGAATCCGCAGCACGCAATTGTTCATGGTTTGGGAGCATCTCCTAAAGACAGCAACGGCGTTCCGTGGAACGCAGGTTATATTGTAGCCAGCGGGAACTTATTGGCTGACTTCCGTGCAAACGTCAACGCGGAGTCGCAAGGACGTTTGCAAGTTGCCCGTTTGTACAGCATGACCGATGACAGAGGCGTCAAAGATTTATTCTCTTTCTTAATTGCACGCGACACGATGCACCAAAACCAATGGCTTGCGGCAATTAAAGATTTGGAAGCCAAAGAAGGCCCAATCGTACCATCAACTGTCCCACCTGAATGGGAAGCGCAGGAATTCTCACATATTCTATACGTAAACCCGGAAACAAGTACGGCCGATCAATTGCCGTGGGTAAGCCAGCCGGCTCCGGATGGCCATCCGATTACGGTGCAAAAACCGGAACCTTTGAGCGAACGCCCGGTACTAAAACCAGCTCCTCCTGAAGCCCATAACACGCTTCCGGAAGAAGACCTGAAATAA
- a CDS encoding organic hydroperoxide resistance protein — protein MSALFTTSVLATGGREGRVVSEDNIIDFELVSPKELGGPGGHGTNPEQLFAAGYAACFDGALGLVIRKEKADVSSTSVKADVHFLKDESDGGYKIGVTLNVSVQGVDEEKARELVEKAHQVCPYSKATRGNIDVELKVT, from the coding sequence ATGTCAGCATTATTCACAACATCCGTATTAGCAACCGGAGGACGAGAAGGAAGAGTCGTGTCTGAAGACAATATCATCGATTTTGAATTGGTTTCACCGAAAGAACTGGGTGGACCAGGGGGCCATGGCACAAATCCAGAGCAGCTTTTTGCAGCAGGCTATGCCGCTTGCTTTGACGGTGCACTCGGATTGGTCATCCGAAAAGAAAAGGCGGATGTTTCAAGTACATCCGTAAAAGCGGATGTCCATTTCCTGAAAGATGAATCAGACGGCGGCTATAAAATCGGCGTCACTTTGAACGTCTCAGTTCAAGGAGTAGATGAAGAAAAGGCACGAGAACTGGTTGAAAAAGCACACCAGGTCTGCCCGTATTCCAAAGCAACCAGAGGCAATATTGACGTAGAATTGAAAGTAACTTAA
- a CDS encoding type 1 glutamine amidotransferase domain-containing protein, with product MAKVMAVLSSGYVDEENNYVTGWWAEELFAPVLALEAEGHIVGLASPKGGKPVVDPISLSEEYDPEGKYKKLYDSGIADKTTPIVDVKASDYDAIFIVGGHGAMFDLAHNEELHTLINIVYGQGGIVAAVCHGPAPLVYTKLPNGRGLLEGLDVTGYPNNMEPKEVVGLLPFSLEDELSRIANYKAEADEKEYVVWGSEQILTGRDPHSSPLFGKELAKKLTSIEQKQEEKFFD from the coding sequence ATGGCAAAAGTAATGGCGGTTTTATCCAGCGGTTATGTAGACGAAGAAAACAATTACGTGACGGGATGGTGGGCAGAAGAATTGTTCGCCCCTGTCCTTGCACTCGAAGCAGAAGGACATATAGTCGGGCTCGCTTCACCGAAAGGCGGAAAACCCGTTGTAGATCCGATAAGCCTGAGTGAAGAGTATGATCCGGAAGGCAAGTATAAAAAATTATACGACTCCGGTATTGCCGATAAAACAACGCCGATCGTCGATGTTAAAGCGAGTGACTACGACGCTATTTTTATCGTCGGCGGGCACGGTGCGATGTTCGATCTGGCGCATAACGAAGAACTCCATACCCTGATCAATATCGTGTATGGGCAAGGCGGCATCGTCGCGGCAGTCTGCCACGGCCCTGCTCCTCTCGTCTATACGAAACTGCCGAACGGTCGCGGCCTTTTGGAAGGATTGGACGTAACAGGCTACCCTAATAATATGGAGCCAAAAGAAGTAGTAGGCTTACTGCCTTTCAGCCTGGAAGACGAATTAAGCCGCATCGCAAACTATAAAGCCGAAGCAGATGAGAAAGAATATGTGGTCTGGGGCAGTGAACAGATTTTGACCGGGCGCGATCCCCATTCTTCTCCGTTGTTCGGGAAAGAACTGGCGAAAAAACTGACAAGCATCGAGCAAAAGCAGGAAGAGAAGTTTTTTGATTAA
- a CDS encoding S1C family serine protease: protein MGYYNSNEPKKKRTGYFASSFSGLIAGALLVGVAVPQFTDVGAAAENQPRTVETASGIQNVSDIVTTDVTEIVDATSAAVVGVTNLKTAQQNPFMPAAGAEAQEAGTGSGVIYKKDGGSAYIVTNNHVVEGAERVKVTLADETELDAEVLGTDVWTDLAVLKVDSGSISTIAEFGDSSVLKAGEPVIAIGNPLGLQFSGSVTTGVVSGTERLVPIDINGDGTEDWQAEVLQTDAAINPGNSGGALINSQGQVIGINSMKIAQDAVEGIGLAIPINSAIPIIQDLEAKGEVERPSIGVSIMDLSSVPQQYRNSQLGLPEDVTEGVVVSEVAPGSGAEKAGIQPYDVIVELDGKAVNSVLELRQHLYTQAEVGDTLKVKVYRGGELVDAKIELTESL, encoded by the coding sequence ATGGGATATTACAATTCAAATGAACCAAAGAAAAAACGGACCGGTTATTTTGCTTCAAGCTTTTCAGGTTTGATTGCGGGAGCATTGCTGGTCGGAGTGGCCGTTCCGCAATTTACGGATGTGGGCGCAGCAGCAGAAAACCAGCCGAGAACTGTTGAGACTGCCAGCGGCATACAAAATGTTTCAGACATCGTCACAACAGATGTCACAGAAATTGTGGATGCCACTTCAGCGGCAGTAGTCGGGGTGACCAACCTGAAAACTGCCCAGCAAAACCCGTTCATGCCGGCTGCTGGAGCAGAAGCGCAGGAAGCGGGTACGGGGTCTGGTGTCATTTATAAAAAAGATGGCGGATCCGCCTATATCGTGACCAATAACCATGTAGTGGAAGGTGCAGAAAGAGTGAAAGTTACCTTGGCTGATGAAACAGAGCTGGACGCAGAAGTTCTCGGAACTGATGTCTGGACAGACTTGGCCGTATTGAAAGTCGACAGCGGCAGCATTTCCACAATCGCTGAATTTGGCGATTCTTCTGTGCTGAAAGCCGGAGAGCCGGTAATTGCCATCGGCAACCCGCTTGGGCTTCAATTTTCCGGATCGGTCACAACGGGCGTCGTATCAGGAACTGAGCGACTCGTTCCGATTGATATCAACGGAGACGGCACGGAAGACTGGCAAGCCGAAGTTCTTCAAACAGATGCAGCAATTAACCCGGGCAACAGCGGCGGTGCGCTGATTAACAGCCAAGGGCAAGTGATCGGCATCAACTCGATGAAAATTGCCCAGGATGCAGTAGAAGGCATCGGGCTGGCTATTCCGATCAATTCAGCCATTCCGATCATTCAAGACTTGGAAGCGAAAGGCGAAGTGGAGCGGCCGTCAATCGGAGTGAGCATCATGGACTTGTCTTCGGTGCCTCAGCAATACCGCAATAGCCAATTGGGATTGCCTGAAGATGTAACGGAAGGTGTCGTAGTGAGTGAAGTGGCGCCGGGTTCCGGCGCGGAAAAAGCCGGCATACAGCCATATGATGTGATCGTCGAATTAGACGGGAAAGCGGTAAACTCTGTCTTGGAACTTCGCCAGCACTTGTATACACAAGCTGAGGTTGGAGATACCTTGAAAGTGAAAGTGTACCGTGGCGGAGAACTGGTGGATGCTAAAATCGAACTGACTGAAAGTTTATAA
- a CDS encoding peptidylprolyl isomerase: protein MKKAVYIAIGAVIASAVFLVASFAPSDAVATVNGKEIERDALYGEMVKTTGAETLDSMIANEIVKQELEKADIKVSQEELDAEMAVYEEAYGSSEALEKAVKATGMTMEDLTADIETQVKIEKLLGPKVDITDEETKSYFEENKESLAQPVQVEASHILLETKEKAEEVAAKLANGEDFAELAKEYSTDTATAESGGDLGAFGTGEMAPEFEKAAFAMKTDEISEPVETEYGFHIIKVTDKTEAQEATLENSKEQIKETLFDEALNTEYAAWLSEKQASYEIENKLN from the coding sequence ATGAAAAAAGCGGTATATATAGCAATCGGAGCAGTGATTGCCTCAGCGGTATTTTTGGTGGCGAGTTTTGCACCGAGCGATGCGGTGGCAACGGTAAATGGAAAAGAAATTGAGCGGGATGCCCTGTACGGAGAAATGGTGAAAACTACAGGAGCTGAGACGCTCGATTCGATGATTGCAAATGAAATCGTTAAACAGGAACTGGAGAAGGCGGATATTAAAGTGAGCCAAGAAGAGCTTGATGCCGAAATGGCTGTATACGAAGAAGCATACGGCAGTTCCGAAGCTTTGGAAAAAGCGGTGAAAGCGACCGGCATGACAATGGAAGATTTAACGGCGGATATCGAAACGCAAGTGAAAATCGAAAAGCTGCTGGGACCGAAAGTTGACATCACCGATGAGGAAACCAAAAGCTATTTTGAAGAAAACAAAGAAAGCCTGGCACAGCCGGTACAAGTCGAGGCGAGCCACATTTTACTGGAAACAAAGGAAAAAGCAGAAGAAGTAGCGGCGAAGCTGGCAAACGGCGAAGATTTTGCTGAACTGGCAAAAGAGTACTCAACCGATACGGCGACTGCAGAAAGCGGGGGCGACCTTGGGGCATTTGGAACAGGCGAAATGGCTCCAGAGTTCGAGAAAGCAGCTTTTGCGATGAAAACCGATGAAATCAGTGAACCGGTGGAAACGGAATACGGCTTCCACATCATCAAAGTGACGGACAAAACCGAAGCACAGGAAGCGACACTGGAAAACAGCAAAGAACAGATCAAGGAAACTTTGTTTGATGAGGCTTTAAATACCGAATATGCTGCTTGGCTGTCGGAAAAGCAAGCATCATACGAAATCGAAAATAAATTAAACTAA